In Bradysia coprophila strain Holo2 unplaced genomic scaffold, BU_Bcop_v1 contig_350, whole genome shotgun sequence, a genomic segment contains:
- the LOC119081074 gene encoding bifunctional heparan sulfate N-deacetylase/N-sulfotransferase translates to MSDTVPLWKPSSSSTSNQQCIENGHIQRGSTSYPNAAGGTNGLSGNGAGSILTRNCLHLLKSINFRRCVVALVLLTVATIFYYVYYVDNSPFVGLIHRDTRPSPLIHCRMLHDNVAIESSEAPDHRSEARLRIDPKVLVFVETTYSRLGRDIAELLVYNRIKYKIEVAGKSLPVLTNLDKGRYGVIVFENLDKYLHMDKWNRELLDKYCREYSVGIVGFVSPSEETLVGAQLRNFPLYIHTNLRLRDASLNAASPVLRLTRAGDTAWGILPGSDWAVFQHNHSTYEPLEWAQKNILDYPTDGQVQPPLPTVLQDHGRLDGIQRILFGSGLKFWLHRLLFLDALSYLSHGQLSLSLNRMILVDIDDIFVGEKGTRLRPDDVQALIATQAKIAAIVPGFRFNLGFSGKYFHHGTRDENLGDDMLLRNVDQFNWFSHMWNHQQPHLYDNVTVLMSDMMLNKDFANAKGIPTDSGYSVSPHHSGVYPAHELLYVAWKKVWNIKVTSTEEYPHLRPARLRRGFIHRNIMVLPRQTCGLFTHTMYIDRYPGGRDKLDESIQGGELFQTIVYNPINIFMTHMSNYGSDRLALYTFESVIKFIRCWTNIKLTSAPPLQLGETYFKLHPDETDPVWGNPCDDSRHIKIWSKNKSCDSLPKFLVIGPQKTGTTALYTFLSMHNSVSSNLPTPDTFEEIQFFNKNNYYRGLDWYMSFFPAQSNGSEKYMFEKSANYFDGDFVPRRAHALLPHAKIITILISPAKRAYSWYQHQRAHGDLIANNYSFYQIITASDSAPKALKDLRNRCLNPGKYAQHLERWLTFYAAQQLHIIDGEQLKTHPVDVMTEVQRFLKITPVMDYSNQLRFDAKKGFFCQIAEGNRTKCLGKSKGKPYPAMDDRSLKMLQRYYLSHNTALVKLLKKLGSRPIPQWLKDDLSTTS, encoded by the exons TTTAATACATCGTGACACAAGACCATCACCATTGATCCATTGTCGTATGTTGCACGACAATGTGGCCATTGAATCATCTGAAGCGCCAGACCATCGGTCCGAGGCACGTCTACGAATCGATCCAAAAGTTTTGGTATTTGTTGAAACGACATATTCGAGACTGGGACGTGACATCGCCGAATTATTGGTGTACAATCGAATAAA ataCAAAATTGAGGTGGCCGGAAAGAGTCTTCCTGTGCTTACAAACTTGGACAAGGGTCGGTATGGTGTCATTGTGTTTGAAAATCTTGACAAGTACTTGCACATGGACAAATGGAACCGGGAATTGTTGGACAAATATTGTCGGGAATATTCTGTCGGAATTGTGGGTTTTGTCAGTCCCAGTGAAGAGACATTGGTTGGTGCACAGTTGAGGAATTTTCCATTATACATACACACCAATTTACGGTTACGGGATGCGAG TTTGAACGCCGCATCTCCAGTTTTACGACTTACACGAGCTGGTGATACTGCGTGGGGAATTTTGCCCGGTTCCGATTGGGCTGTTTTCCAACACAATCACTCCACATACGAGCCCCTGGAATGGGCTCAGAAAAATATATTAGACTATCCGACCGATGGTCAAGTACAGCCGCCACTGCCAACGGTGTTACAGGACCACGGACGTTTAGATGGAATACAGCGGATATTGTTCGGTAGCGgattaaaattttggttaCATAGATTGTTATTTTTGGATGCGCTGTCGTACCTTAGTCATGGACAACTAAGCTTAAGTCTAAATCGTATGATTCTAGTCGATATTGATGATATATTCGTGGGGGAAAAAGGAACACGACTACGACCGGATGATGTGCAAGCTCTCATTGCAACTCAAGCGAAAATTGCGGCCATAGTACCCGGCTTTCGATTTAATTTGGGCTTTTcgggaaaatatttccatcaTGGAACGCGAGACGAAAATCTAGGCGATGATATGCTGTTGCGCAACGTTGATCAATTTAATTGGTTTTCGCACATGTGGAATCATCAGCAACCGCATCTGTACGACAATGTGACCGTTTTAATGTCGGACATGATGCTGAACAAAGACTTTGCTAATGCGAAGGGTATACCAACTGATTCGGGCTATTCAGTGTCTCCGCATCATTCGGGTGTGTATCCGGCGCATGAGCTACTGTATGTGGCGTGGAAGAAAGTCTGGAATATAAAAGTAACATCAACCGAAGAATATCCACATTTAAGACCAGCGAGACTGCGTCGTGGATTTATCCATCGAAATATAATGGTACTGCCGCGTCAAACATGCGGGTTATTCACTCACACAATGTACATAGATCGTTATCCTGGTGGTAGGGACAAACTGGATGAATCAATTCAAGGCGGTGAATTATTTCAAACCATCGTCTACAATCCAATCAATATATTCATGACACACATGTCCAACTATGGCAGCGACCGTCTGGCATTGTACACATTTGAATCGGTGATAAAATTCATCCGATGTTGGACGAATATCAAATTGACATCGGCACCTCCCTTGCAATTGGGCGAAACCTATTTCAAACTTCACCCAGACGAAACCGACCCAGTGTGGGGCAATCCATGCGATGACTCCAGGcatatcaaaatttggtcTAAGAACAAAAGCTGCGATTCACTGCCAAAATTCCTGGTGATTGGTCCGCAGAAAACGGGCACAACGGCACTGTACACGTTCCTCAGCATGCACAACAGTGTTTCCAGTAATTTACCCACTCCAGACACATTTGAGGAGatccaatttttcaacaaaaataattactaTCGCGGATTGGATTGGTACATGAGCTTCTTTCCGGCACAATCGAACGGTTCGGAAAAATATATGTTCGAGAAATCGGCAAACTATTTTGATGGTGACTTTGTGCCGAGACGAGCGCACGCTCTGCTGCCACATGCTAAAATTATCACAATTTTAATATCGCCGGCGAAACGAGCTTATTCTTGGTATCAACATCAAAGAGCACATGGTGACTTAATAGCAAATAATTATAGTTTTTATCAG ataaTAACTGCCAGTGATTCGGCACCGAAAGCACTTAAAGATTTACGAAATCGTTGTCTAAATCCCGGCAAATATGCTCAGCATTTGGAACGATGGTTGACCTTCTATGCTGCCCAGCAGCTACACATCATCGATGGCGAACAATTAAAAACACATCCTGTTGATGTGATGACCGAAGTGCAACGTTTCCTGAAAATAACCCCCGTCATGGACTATTCCAATCAGTTACGATTCGATGCGAAAAagggatttttttgtcaaattgcTGAAGGCAATCGAACAAAATGCCTGGGTAAATCAAAGGGGAAACCATATCCGGCAATGGATGATCGAAGCTTGAAAATGTTACAAAG ATACTACCTGAGCCATAATACAGCGCTGGTGAAATTGCTGAAAAAACTTGGATCACGTCCAATACCACAATGGCTGAAAGATGATCTATCAACAACATCATAA